Proteins found in one Nitrospirota bacterium genomic segment:
- a CDS encoding PIG-L deacetylase family protein encodes MLLEQDLIPYDVAAPPGQRSIVLAPHPDDESIGCGGTIRLLVNAKKSVKVVFLTSGDKADPSHKLSRIVHHGMPGARNTGGLTESDHLPRSPFHGEGTEGSAPISHLTGYALLREQEAEKALHVLGVSDYEFLRFPDRELHRHYHDAEDRLSRISAEYRPDAVYSPSVIELNPDHRTTASLAIAMHGRMASEKVPAHSLPVRLLFYEVTSPLRPNLLVDISSAYRAKKKAIRKYASQMKLMNYLDYITALNMFRTLTVQGVRYAEAFWVSDLPLTGEAIAGWLTYQKKTEYRAP; translated from the coding sequence ATGCTGCTTGAGCAAGACCTTATTCCTTATGATGTAGCTGCACCACCCGGACAGCGGTCGATTGTCCTCGCGCCGCATCCTGACGATGAATCTATCGGCTGCGGGGGCACTATCAGGCTTCTCGTGAATGCGAAAAAATCCGTCAAAGTAGTGTTCCTTACGAGCGGAGACAAGGCAGACCCGTCACACAAGCTGTCACGCATTGTCCACCACGGGATGCCAGGTGCAAGGAACACCGGAGGGCTGACGGAAAGTGATCACCTCCCGCGGTCGCCCTTTCACGGAGAAGGGACGGAAGGGTCTGCGCCGATATCGCATCTGACCGGGTATGCCCTGCTGAGAGAACAGGAAGCAGAAAAGGCGCTGCACGTCCTCGGCGTGTCTGATTATGAATTCCTGCGATTCCCCGACCGCGAACTTCACCGGCATTATCATGATGCAGAAGACAGGCTGTCCCGGATTTCTGCGGAATACAGGCCGGATGCTGTGTACAGTCCCTCCGTGATCGAGCTGAACCCCGACCACCGGACAACCGCCTCGCTTGCGATTGCAATGCACGGCAGGATGGCATCGGAAAAAGTGCCCGCGCATTCCCTCCCGGTGAGACTTCTGTTCTATGAGGTGACATCTCCGCTCAGGCCGAACCTGCTGGTTGACATTTCATCCGCATACCGTGCGAAGAAAAAAGCGATCAGGAAATATGCATCGCAAATGAAACTCATGAATTATCTCGATTACATCACCGCACTGAACATGTTCAGGACCCTTACCGTTCAGGGAGTGCGGTATGCTGAGGCGTTCTGGGTCTCGGACCTGCCGCTGACCGGTGAAGCAATCGCCGGCTGGCTTACGTATCAGAAGAAGACAGAATACCGTGCTCCCTGA
- a CDS encoding VCBS repeat-containing protein yields the protein MKNILLLLLLVFMLLPAASCALRTTGTSPEPAPGAQPLPAAGSQYTMKNYHIGARPTDPVCADLNSDGFNDIAVALKKQALAVLLNNRSGGFTAPATYATFPHNTSLTAADIDGDGDLDLIPLTELKVGPVFLNDGRGTFSRHDLDIQALLYSWHIESQDLNGDALPDLVITSLQKPFISIVMNRGDLQFAAHRINLMPGIEDPRHRLDVTASPDTTPPVGATDRKVLEKEKSPAEAVKKPGAEKPARPNREDLRSVPPPTEEVTTISPDQLKQMEDTSPGSGKYIPGSQKWRYARRIKALDNGFKDAVITDMNGDGHPDILSPSYVFDSIFFGINNGKGEFDFVSVPVEPELPYELGYALSSIAVLRYPDRKLPDVAVSSERDGNIYLFENREGMLIQKGHLETRRKVPVRIVSDDLNGDGLPDIVVAFAAELPVEKRSMIQIWLNSREGFFLKETLQSEGQGIYLDTCRFSPEEHPSIIISNVHEESLTIFSPIHNSPGK from the coding sequence ATGAAAAATATTCTGCTGCTGTTGCTGCTTGTCTTCATGCTGCTCCCTGCTGCATCCTGCGCACTCCGCACCACAGGGACTTCCCCTGAGCCTGCACCCGGTGCTCAACCCTTGCCTGCAGCGGGTTCGCAGTATACCATGAAAAACTATCATATAGGAGCAAGGCCGACTGATCCTGTCTGTGCCGACCTGAACAGCGACGGGTTCAATGACATCGCGGTGGCGCTCAAAAAGCAGGCGCTTGCAGTGCTCCTGAACAACAGGAGCGGCGGGTTTACAGCCCCTGCAACCTATGCCACATTCCCGCATAATACCTCTCTCACTGCCGCCGATATTGACGGAGATGGTGACCTTGACCTTATCCCCCTGACTGAGCTGAAGGTTGGCCCGGTATTTCTGAATGACGGCAGGGGAACTTTTTCGCGGCATGACCTCGATATCCAGGCGCTGCTGTATTCATGGCATATCGAAAGCCAGGACCTCAACGGCGATGCACTTCCTGATCTCGTAATCACTTCTCTCCAGAAACCGTTCATCAGCATTGTCATGAACAGGGGGGATCTGCAATTTGCCGCCCACCGCATCAATCTTATGCCCGGAATTGAAGATCCCCGCCACAGACTGGACGTCACGGCATCACCTGATACTACACCGCCTGTCGGCGCAACAGACAGGAAAGTCCTCGAGAAAGAAAAATCCCCTGCAGAAGCGGTCAAGAAGCCAGGCGCAGAGAAGCCTGCAAGGCCCAACAGGGAAGACCTCAGAAGCGTTCCGCCTCCGACAGAGGAAGTTACCACGATTTCTCCTGATCAGCTGAAGCAGATGGAAGATACTTCACCTGGTTCAGGGAAATATATTCCCGGTTCACAGAAATGGCGGTATGCAAGACGCATTAAGGCCCTCGACAATGGATTCAAGGACGCAGTCATCACGGATATGAACGGAGATGGGCACCCTGACATCCTCTCACCTTCATATGTCTTCGATTCCATTTTCTTCGGCATAAACAACGGGAAGGGAGAATTTGATTTTGTATCAGTCCCGGTTGAGCCGGAATTGCCCTATGAGCTCGGCTATGCACTCTCTTCGATTGCGGTATTACGGTATCCTGACCGCAAGCTCCCTGATGTCGCCGTATCGAGTGAGCGCGACGGCAATATCTATCTCTTCGAGAACAGGGAAGGAATGCTGATCCAGAAAGGTCACCTTGAAACCCGGCGGAAAGTCCCCGTTCGTATCGTATCAGATGATTTAAACGGAGACGGCCTCCCGGACATCGTTGTTGCGTTTGCCGCAGAACTTCCGGTCGAGAAGAGAAGCATGATTCAGATATGGTTGAACAGCAGGGAGGGTTTCTTCCTCAAGGAAACCCTGCAGTCAGAAGGTCAGGGCATATATCTGGACACCTGCCGGTTCTCGCCGGAGGAACACCCGTCCATCATCATATCGAACGTACATGAGGAATCCCTCACAATTTTCTCGCCGATTCATAATTCGCCCGGCAAGTAA